The proteins below come from a single Pseudanabaena sp. BC1403 genomic window:
- the tkt gene encoding transketolase, giving the protein MVAAPSKPQTLETLCINSIRFLSIDAVEKAKSGHPGLPMGAAPMAFVLFDQFLKFNPKSPKWVDRDRFVLSAGHGCMLQYSLLHLTGYDSVPLDQIKQFRQFGSATPGHPENFETAGVEVTTGPLGQGVGNAVGLAIAEAHLAARFNKPGHNIVDHYTYVILGDGCNMEGIASEAASLGGHLKLGKLIMMYDSNSISIDGSTDLAFTENVGMRYEAYGWHVTYVADGNEDLDAIAKALAEAKSVKDKPSLIVVTTTIGYGSPKKAGTAGVHGAALGTDEVAATRANLGWEYEPFEVPADALARFRQAIDKGAKAEAEWNERFAAYEKAYPTEAAEYKRIMAGELPEGWEKALEPVAQKETSTRLLSEACLNALSPVLPEFLGGSSDLAHSNMTYVKGLPDFQYGSYEGRNFRFGVREHAMGAIMNGMILHGGTIPYGATFLVFADYMRGAIRLSALSEVGVLYIMTHDSVMLGEDGPTHQPVETLASMRVIPNLLVLRPADAKETVGTYQVAIANRKRPSLMAFTRQNVKNLAGTSIEGTKKGGYIVVDAPNPELIFIATGSEVALAVGAAEVLAAEGKAVRVVSMPSMELYNEQSDEYKESVLPAAVKKRVSVEAGSTFGWHKYVGSEGAVVGMDTFGISAPGPIAYEKFGFTVDNVVATARKVLG; this is encoded by the coding sequence ATGGTCGCTGCACCCTCGAAACCTCAAACCCTTGAGACACTCTGCATTAACTCCATCCGCTTTTTATCGATCGATGCGGTCGAAAAGGCAAAATCTGGTCACCCCGGTCTGCCGATGGGCGCAGCACCAATGGCTTTTGTGCTGTTTGATCAGTTTTTAAAATTTAATCCAAAAAGTCCTAAATGGGTTGATCGCGATCGTTTTGTCTTGTCCGCAGGCCATGGCTGCATGTTGCAATACTCATTGCTGCATCTAACTGGTTATGACAGTGTACCTCTAGACCAAATCAAGCAATTCCGTCAGTTCGGCAGTGCTACCCCCGGACATCCTGAAAACTTTGAAACCGCAGGTGTTGAAGTTACCACAGGCCCTCTCGGTCAAGGTGTTGGTAATGCCGTAGGTTTAGCGATCGCTGAAGCACATTTGGCTGCGCGTTTCAACAAACCTGGTCACAATATCGTTGACCACTATACATATGTCATTCTTGGTGATGGCTGCAACATGGAAGGGATTGCTTCTGAAGCAGCTTCCTTGGGCGGACACCTCAAGCTCGGCAAGCTGATCATGATGTATGACAGCAACAGCATCTCCATCGATGGCAGCACCGATCTCGCATTTACTGAAAATGTCGGTATGCGTTACGAAGCTTATGGCTGGCATGTCACCTATGTTGCCGATGGTAACGAAGACTTAGATGCGATCGCTAAAGCACTCGCAGAAGCTAAATCCGTCAAAGACAAGCCTAGCTTGATTGTTGTTACCACCACCATCGGTTACGGTTCTCCCAAAAAAGCTGGTACAGCTGGCGTTCACGGTGCTGCACTTGGTACTGATGAAGTTGCCGCAACCCGCGCTAACCTTGGTTGGGAATATGAGCCTTTTGAAGTTCCTGCCGATGCACTTGCACGCTTCCGTCAAGCGATCGACAAGGGTGCTAAAGCTGAAGCTGAATGGAATGAGCGCTTTGCTGCTTACGAAAAAGCCTATCCTACTGAAGCTGCTGAATACAAGCGGATCATGGCTGGCGAACTTCCCGAAGGATGGGAAAAAGCTCTTGAGCCTGTTGCCCAAAAGGAAACCTCAACCCGTTTGCTCTCCGAAGCTTGCTTGAATGCATTGTCTCCTGTTCTTCCCGAATTCCTCGGCGGTTCATCGGACTTGGCTCACTCCAACATGACCTATGTGAAGGGTTTGCCTGACTTCCAATACGGTTCTTATGAAGGTCGTAACTTCCGCTTTGGTGTTCGTGAACATGCGATGGGCGCAATCATGAACGGCATGATTTTACATGGCGGCACAATTCCTTACGGTGCAACCTTCCTCGTATTTGCTGACTATATGCGCGGCGCAATCCGCTTGTCGGCATTGTCGGAAGTTGGTGTGCTATACATCATGACCCACGACTCTGTAATGCTCGGTGAAGATGGGCCTACTCACCAACCAGTCGAAACCCTCGCTTCTATGCGCGTAATTCCTAATCTTTTGGTATTGCGTCCTGCTGATGCTAAGGAAACTGTTGGTACTTATCAAGTTGCGATCGCTAACCGCAAGCGTCCATCTTTGATGGCTTTCACTCGCCAAAACGTTAAGAATTTGGCTGGTACTTCCATCGAAGGAACCAAGAAGGGCGGTTACATCGTTGTTGATGCTCCAAACCCTGAGTTGATCTTCATCGCGACTGGTTCAGAAGTTGCGCTTGCTGTGGGTGCTGCTGAAGTCTTGGCTGCTGAAGGTAAGGCTGTACGTGTAGTTTCCATGCCTTCGATGGAACTCTACAACGAACAATCCGATGAGTACAAAGAATCCGTACTTCCTGCTGCTGTTAAGAAGCGCGTCAGTGTTGAAGCTGGCAGCACTTTTGGTTGGCACAAGTATGTCGGTTCTGAAGGCGCAGTAGTTGGTATGGATACCTTTGGTATTTCCGCACCAGGTCCTATTGCCTATGAGAAGTTTGGCTTCACAGTTGATAATGTGGTTGCAACTGCTCGTAAGGTTCTTGGTTAA
- a CDS encoding AAA-like domain-containing protein, with amino-acid sequence MLAERTTNYLYQVGGSLSVDAPTYVARQADNDLYESLKSGEFCYVLNSRQMGKSSLRVRTMKRLQEEDFACAAIDITAIGTSDITPEQWYAGLIDSIISSLSLYDSFDLEEWWERNHLLSPVQRFGKFLDEGLLKKISSPVILFVDEIDSILSLNFAVDDFFALIRELFNRRADRIAYNRLTFALFGVATPADLIRDKQRTPFNIGRAIELRGFQLKEAKPLMRGILTKSQNPVAVIKAILAYTGGQPFLTQKLCQIILNSPESIPPNHELVWVNNLVRSRLVENWEIQDQPEHFKTIRDRILWSSENRQGRLLGLYQQILASEPSLNKLECGIIADDTPEQTELRITGLVVKREGKLRVYNPVYAAIFNQNWVNQALANLRPYGESFKAWMDSDYQDESRLLRGQALQDALLWSADKNLSNHDYQFFSASQDLEKREVEVALFAQAEANQILMAAKRRLEKTLEAEQEAKVRLVEMQQRLQASLTQAEVVLKSASAKATFILNQQFEALLESMEAGQQLQDLENSTGERASLRMHGISALHQAVYNVREYNHLAGHLNTVTCIAIAPNDHLIASGSSDRTIKIWDIKGNLKQTLSGHTNWITSLSFSRTEQHLVSASRDGTIRLWKMDRYTKLFVDQPIQILKDHQAPVLAVKFSPTDAIFASCGEDAKIRLWRDDGTAFNTFTGGHSKWITCLCFSPDGERIVTGSADQLLIIWNVNGTLIRTIKAHDRFIEDIDISPSGRIIASVSRGHDAKLWNMEGNLITSLEGHTDKVLGVKFLPNGKSLASVSNDRTIKIWDVKGNLKQTIYGHKGGVHSINFNANGSKMITGSQDTTIKFWRTKGNSLPCLIGHTDEVNCIAVSSDSRFIASASSDFTIKIWLANAKLIASLEGHKESVHSVCFSPDNRFLLSVGSDRAIKIWNNKGILLKSIYNEHESAIYSVAYRSDGELFASASADCTVKLWNKEGEWIHTLFGHANAVYQVCFSPDGNMLATASQDKTVKLWHWDGTLLNTLNGHTGDVYSVCFSPDSLTVASSSKDGSVKLWNLDGKLLQTLNEHTAEVRSVCFSPDGNALASGSSDRTVKIWSLDGKELLTLQGHQSAVKSVCFSADGETIVSASVNGKIILWDFDLAHLMELGNKWIQDYLETHEL; translated from the coding sequence ATGCTTGCGGAAAGAACTACAAATTATCTATATCAAGTTGGCGGAAGTCTATCTGTTGACGCACCTACCTATGTAGCGAGGCAAGCTGATAATGATCTTTATGAAAGCTTGAAATCTGGAGAATTTTGTTATGTTCTCAATTCGCGGCAGATGGGGAAGTCTAGTCTTCGAGTCCGCACGATGAAACGACTGCAAGAGGAGGATTTTGCCTGCGCGGCGATCGATATTACGGCGATCGGTACATCTGACATTACACCAGAGCAGTGGTATGCGGGGCTAATTGATAGCATTATCAGTAGCCTTAGCTTGTATGATTCCTTTGATTTGGAGGAATGGTGGGAACGGAATCACTTACTATCTCCAGTACAACGCTTTGGGAAGTTCTTAGATGAAGGGTTACTCAAAAAAATCTCTTCGCCAGTAATTCTGTTTGTTGATGAAATTGATAGTATCCTCAGCTTGAATTTTGCCGTTGATGATTTTTTTGCATTGATTCGAGAATTATTTAATCGTCGTGCCGATCGCATTGCCTATAATCGCTTAACCTTTGCCCTCTTTGGGGTCGCGACCCCTGCTGACCTGATCCGCGATAAGCAACGCACTCCGTTTAACATCGGTCGAGCGATTGAGCTAAGGGGCTTTCAGCTAAAGGAAGCAAAACCTCTAATGCGAGGCATATTGACAAAGTCTCAAAATCCCGTCGCTGTCATCAAAGCAATCCTAGCCTATACAGGTGGGCAACCATTTCTCACCCAAAAACTCTGTCAAATCATCCTAAATTCACCCGAATCGATCCCGCCAAACCATGAACTTGTCTGGGTGAATAATTTAGTGCGATCGCGCCTAGTTGAGAACTGGGAAATCCAAGATCAACCTGAGCATTTCAAAACAATTCGCGATCGCATTCTCTGGAGCAGTGAAAACCGTCAAGGAAGACTTCTCGGATTGTACCAACAAATTTTGGCTTCCGAGCCATCTTTGAACAAGCTCGAATGCGGAATTATTGCCGATGATACGCCTGAACAAACTGAGTTGCGGATTACAGGACTAGTCGTCAAACGCGAAGGAAAACTAAGAGTTTATAACCCAGTTTATGCGGCAATTTTTAATCAAAATTGGGTAAACCAAGCTTTAGCCAATTTACGTCCATATGGTGAATCATTCAAAGCTTGGATGGATTCTGACTATCAAGATGAGTCACGATTGTTGCGAGGACAAGCATTACAAGATGCTTTGTTATGGTCGGCAGATAAGAATTTGAGTAATCATGACTACCAATTTTTTTCGGCTAGTCAAGACCTTGAGAAAAGAGAAGTGGAAGTAGCTCTCTTTGCCCAAGCTGAAGCAAATCAAATTCTTATGGCAGCAAAACGACGACTAGAAAAAACTTTGGAGGCGGAGCAAGAAGCTAAGGTTAGGTTGGTGGAGATGCAGCAAAGACTACAAGCTAGCTTAACGCAAGCTGAAGTTGTTCTCAAAAGTGCCTCTGCTAAGGCGACATTTATCCTCAATCAACAATTTGAAGCGCTCTTAGAGTCCATGGAAGCAGGTCAGCAGTTACAGGACTTAGAAAATTCCACTGGCGAAAGAGCGAGCCTCAGAATGCATGGGATTAGCGCTCTGCACCAAGCTGTTTACAATGTGCGCGAATATAATCATCTTGCAGGACATCTAAATACCGTTACCTGCATTGCGATCGCGCCAAATGATCATCTCATTGCATCTGGAAGTAGCGATCGCACAATTAAAATTTGGGATATTAAGGGCAACCTCAAACAAACCCTAAGTGGACATACAAACTGGATTACTAGCCTAAGTTTTAGTCGTACTGAACAACATCTTGTCTCAGCTAGTCGTGATGGTACGATTAGGCTTTGGAAAATGGATCGATATACAAAATTGTTCGTCGATCAGCCGATCCAAATCCTAAAGGATCATCAAGCACCAGTCTTGGCAGTAAAGTTTAGCCCCACCGATGCCATATTTGCCTCCTGTGGCGAAGATGCCAAAATTAGACTATGGCGCGACGATGGTACTGCATTTAATACCTTCACTGGCGGACATAGTAAATGGATAACTTGTCTCTGCTTTAGTCCTGATGGAGAGCGTATAGTTACAGGTAGTGCAGATCAATTACTGATTATTTGGAATGTCAATGGAACTCTTATAAGAACTATTAAAGCCCATGATCGATTTATAGAAGATATTGATATTTCTCCGTCTGGGCGGATTATTGCATCTGTAAGCCGTGGTCACGATGCTAAACTTTGGAATATGGAAGGGAATCTAATTACTTCTCTTGAAGGTCACACTGATAAGGTTTTAGGAGTAAAATTCCTCCCTAATGGCAAATCTCTAGCTTCAGTTAGCAATGATCGCACGATTAAAATTTGGGATGTCAAAGGTAATTTAAAGCAAACCATATATGGACATAAAGGTGGTGTCCATAGCATTAACTTTAATGCCAATGGCAGTAAGATGATTACGGGGAGCCAAGATACAACCATCAAATTTTGGCGCACCAAGGGTAACTCCTTACCCTGTCTAATTGGGCATACAGATGAGGTAAACTGCATCGCTGTCAGCTCTGACAGTCGATTTATTGCTTCTGCTAGTAGCGATTTCACAATTAAAATTTGGCTAGCTAATGCTAAATTGATTGCCTCTCTCGAAGGACACAAAGAGAGTGTACATAGTGTCTGCTTCAGTCCAGACAATCGATTTTTACTATCTGTTGGTAGCGATCGCGCTATCAAGATTTGGAATAATAAAGGTATCTTGCTTAAAAGTATATATAACGAACATGAATCAGCGATTTATAGTGTAGCCTACCGTAGTGATGGTGAGCTATTTGCCTCTGCTAGTGCTGATTGCACAGTCAAGTTATGGAATAAAGAAGGAGAATGGATACATACATTATTCGGTCATGCTAATGCTGTTTATCAAGTCTGTTTTAGTCCTGACGGCAACATGTTAGCGACAGCAAGCCAAGATAAAACTGTGAAACTATGGCATTGGGATGGAACATTGTTGAATACTTTGAATGGTCATACTGGAGATGTTTATAGTGTTTGCTTTAGTCCTGACAGTCTGACTGTTGCCAGTAGCAGTAAAGACGGCAGTGTTAAATTATGGAACCTTGATGGCAAATTGCTGCAAACCTTAAATGAACATACTGCTGAAGTTAGAAGTGTTTGTTTTAGTCCTGATGGTAATGCCTTAGCATCAGGCAGTAGCGATCGCACTGTCAAAATCTGGAGCCTTGATGGGAAAGAACTCTTAACTCTCCAAGGTCATCAATCGGCGGTGAAGAGTGTTTGCTTTAGCGCTGATGGTGAGACAATTGTCTCAGCTAGTGTTAATGGAAAGATCATTTTATGGGATTTCGATCTAGCACATCTGATGGAGTTGGGCAACAAGTGGATTCAAGACTATTTAGAAACCCATGAGCTTTAA